Proteins encoded in a region of the Vicia villosa cultivar HV-30 ecotype Madison, WI linkage group LG5, Vvil1.0, whole genome shotgun sequence genome:
- the LOC131603102 gene encoding cell division control protein 2 homolog 2, whose amino-acid sequence MEQYEKVEKIGEGTYGVVYKARDRVTNETIALKKIRLEQEDEGVPSTAIREISLLKEMQHRNIVRLQDVVHSEKRLYLVFEYLDLDLKKHMDSSPEFSKDQRQVKMFLYQILCGIAYCHSHRVLHRDLKPQNLLIDRSSNALKLADFGLARAFGIPVRTFTHEVVTLWYRAPEILLGSRHYSTPVDVWSVGCIFAEMINQRPLFPGDSEIDELFKIFRITGTPNEDTWPGVTSLPDFKSAFPKWPSKDLATLVPNLEPSGLDLLSSMLRLDPSRRITARGALEHEYFKDIKFVP is encoded by the exons ATGGAGCAG TATGAGAAGGTTGAGAAAATAGGAGAAGGTACATACGGTGTAGTGTACAAGGCTAGGGACCGTGTTACCAATGAGACGATTGCTTTGAAGAAGATTCGACTCGAACAGGAAGATGAGGGGGTTCCTAGCACTGCCATAAGAGAGATTTCGCTTTTGAAAGAAATGCAGCACCGGAACATtgttag GTTGCAGGATGTTGTGCACAGTGAGAAGCGATTGTATCTTGTTTTTGAGTACCTTGACTTAGATCTAAAGAAGCATATGGATTCATCTCCGGAATTTTCCAAAGATCAACGACAAGTAAAA ATGTTCCTCTATCAAATTCTCTGTGGCATTGCTTACTGTCATTCTCATAGAGTTCTTCACCGAGACTTGAAACCACAAAATCTGTTGATAGATCGCAGCTCTAATGCGCTAAAGCTTGCTGATTTTGGATTGGCTAGAGCATTTGGAATTCCTGTTAGGACATTTACACATGAG GTGGTGACACTATGGTACAGAGCTCCAGAAATATTGCTTGGGTCCCGTCATTATTCTACCCCAGTTGATGTTTGGTCAGTGGGATGCATCTTTGCAGAGATGATAAACCAGCGACCACTTTTTCCTGGGGATTCTGAGATTGATGAATTGTTTAAAATATTCAG AATCACGGGTACACCAAATGAAGATACATGGCCTGGAGTGACTTCATTGCCTGATTTTAAATCAGCCTTTCCGAAATGGCCATCTAAG GACCTAGCAACTCTAGTCCCAAATCTTGAGCCATCTGGTCTTGATCTGTTATCT
- the LOC131607728 gene encoding polygalacturonase inhibitor 2-like, translating into MYFSSCTLLLFLILTTHHFTVPSHSENCNPEDKKELLQIKKQFGNPTELSSWDPTTDCCNSTWLGVDCDNFTPTYRVTDLDFSDLDLPKPVPIPPSITNLPSLVSLSVTRVPNLVGPIPQSIVNLTKLRYLSIIQTNITGEIPEILSQIKTLVTITLTNNKLTGPLPASLSSIPSLVGIGFEGNQLTGTIPESYGFFPKLFTGLLLSRNRLSGKIPASLGNLDLSDVGLSRNAFEGDASMFFKSNISTLTISLAMNSFSFDIGKVGLSKDLNTLDLRNNKIYGVLPQGLAELRFLHKLNVSYNNLCGQIPQLRFDQTCYAHNKCLCGSPLPACKS; encoded by the coding sequence ATGTACTTCTCCTCATGCACGTTACTTCTCTTCCTTATCCTAACCACACATCACTTTACAGTACCTTCACACTCAGAAAATTGCAACCCAGAGGACAAAAAAGAACTTCTCCAAATCAAAAAACAGTTTGGCAACCCAACCGAACTCTCTTCATGGGATCCAACCACCGACTGCTGTAACAGTACATGGCTAGGTGTAGATTGCGATAACTTCACTCCAACCTACCGCGTCACAGACCTCGATTTCTCCGACCTCGACCTCCCCAAACCCGTCCCAATTCCACCCTCTATCACTAACCTCCCTTCCCTCGTCTCACTCTCTGTCACCCGCGTCCCCAACCTCGTCGGCCCTATTCCGCAGTCAATCGTCAACCTCACCAAACTCCGGTACCTCTCTATCATCCAAACCAACATCACCGGCGAGATACCTGAGATACTCTCACAGATCAAAACCCTTGTAACCATCACCCTCACTAACAACAAACTCACCGGTCCCCTCCCCGCCTCACTCTCCTCTATCCCCAGCCTCGTAGGAATTGGATTCGAAGGCAACCAACTCACCGGAACAATACCTGAATCGTACGGCTTCTTCCCTAAACTCTTTACAGGGTTGCTTCTCTCGCGAAACCGGCTCTCTGGGAAGATTCCGGCGTCGCTGGGAAATCTTGACCTTTCGGATGTGGGCTTGTCACGGAACGCTTTCGAGGGTGATGCTTCAATGTTTTTTAAGTCGAATATAAGTACACTCACGATATCTTTGGCGATGAACTCGTTTTCTTTTGATATTGGGAAAGTTGGATTGTCCAAAGATTTGAATACTTTGGATTTGAGGAACAATAAAATCTATGGTGTGCTACCTCAGGGACTTGCAGAGCTTCGGTTTTTGCATAAATTGAATGTGAGTTATAATAACCTGTGTGGTCAGATTCCACAACTGCGGTTTGATCAAACTTGTTACGCTCATAATAAGTGTTTGTGTGGTTCTCCTCTTCCCGCTTGCAAGTCTTGA
- the LOC131607727 gene encoding polygalacturonase inhibitor 2-like yields the protein MYFPSCTLVLLLVLTTHHFIPSRTENCNPDDKKTLLQIKKQFGNPTKLSSWDPTTDCCNSTWLGVDCDNFTPTYRVTDLDLSDLDLPKPVSFPPSITNLPSLNLLFLTRIPNLVGPIPQSISDLTNLRFLSITQTNISGEIPNILSKIKTLVTITLSNNKHTGPLPASLSTIPSLGGIAFDGNQLTGTIPESYGSFPKLFTGLILSRNRLSGKIPASLGNLNLSDVGLSRNAFKGDASMFFKSNISTLTISLAMNSFAFDIGKVGLSKDLNALDLRNNKIYGVLPEGLSKLRFLHKLNVSYNNLCGQIPTNSRFDEYCYAHNKCLCGSPLPACKT from the coding sequence ATGTACTTCCCCTCATGCACATTAGTTCTCTTACTTGTCCTAACCACACATCACTTTATACCTTCACGCACCGAAAACTGCAATCCAGATGACAAAAAAACACTTCTCCAAATCAAAAAACAATTTGGCAACCCAACCAAGCTCTCTTCATGGGATCCAACCACCGATTGTTGTAACAGTACATGGCTAGGTGTAGATTGCGATAATTTCACCCCAACCTACCGCGTTACCGATCTCGATCTCTCCGACCTCGACCTCCCAAAACCTGTATCTTTTCCACCCTCCATCACTAACCTACCTTCCCTCAATTTGCTCTTTCTCACTCGCATCCCCAACCTCGTCGGCCCTATACCGCAGTCCATCTCCGACCTCACCAACCTCCGGTTCCTCTCTATCACCCAAACCAACATCTCCGGCGAGATACCTAACATACTCTCAAAGATCAAAACCCTTGTTACCATCACTCTCAGTAACAATAAACACACCGGTCCCCTCCCCGCCTCACTCTCCACTATCCCCAGCCTCGGAGGGATCGCATTCGACGGCAACCAACTCACCGGTACAATACCTGAATCGTACGGGTCGTTTCCGAAACTCTTTACGGGGTTGATTCTCTCGCGAAACCGGCTCTCTGGCAAGATTCCAGCGTCGCTGGGTAATCTTAACCTTTCGGATGTGGGCTTGTCACGGAACGCTTTCAAGGGTGATGCTTCAATGTTTTTTAAGTCGAATATAAGTACACTCACGATATCTTTGGCGATGAACTCGTTTGCTTTTGATATTGGGAAAGTTGGATTGTCCAAGGatttaaatgctttggatttgaGGAACAATAAAATCTATGGTGTGCTACCTGAGGGACTCTCAAAGCTTCGATTTTTGCACAAGTTGAATGTGAGCTATAATAACCTGTGTGGTCAGATTCCAACAAACTCACGGTTTGATGAGTATTGTTATGCTCATAATAAGTGTTTGTGTGGTTCTCCTCTTCCCGCTTGCAAGACTTGA
- the LOC131607726 gene encoding polygalacturonase inhibitor 2-like, which yields MISSSLHQFLSYISLLFLVLTTNHFISSLSEKCHPDDKNALLQIKKQLGNPTKLSSWDPTIDCCNRTWWEGVSCDTDTLTYRVNYLDLSNLDLPQPVSFPPSIINLPFLSFLYISRIPNLVGPIPPSISNLSKLQYLYITQCNISGEIPNTFSQIKTLITIDFSYNNLSGPLPDILSSLPNFVGIAFDGNKLTGTIPESYGSFTKSFTVLTMSQNRLSGKIPTSLGKLNLAYVDLSRNALEGDASMLFGSEKEIQAKILLGWNKLAFDIGKVGLSKNLQALDLRNNKIYGRLPEELTKLQRLHKLNVSYNNLCGPIPYNRFDEYCYAHNKCLCGPPLPACKN from the coding sequence ATGATATCTTCAAGCCTGCATCAATTTCTTTCATACATATCACTTCTCTTTTTAGTTCTAACCACAAACCACTTCATATCTTCACTCTCAGAAAAATGTCACCCAGATGACAAAAATGCCCTCCTCCAAATCAAGAAACAACTTGGCAACCCAACTAAACTCTCTTCATGGGATCCAACCATCGACTGCTGCAACCGCACTTGGTGGGAAGGCGTCTCATGCGACACCGACACACTAACCTACCGCGTCAACTACCTCGATCTCTCCAACCTCGACCTACCTCAACCTGTCTCTTTTCCACCCTCCATCATCAACCTCCCTTTCCTCTCCTTCCTCTATATCTCCCGCATCCCCAATCTCGTCGGTCCTATCCCACCATCAATCTCCAACCTCTCCAAACTTCAATACCTCTATATCACCCAGTGCAATATTTCCGGTGAGATACCCAACACCTTCTCACAGATCAAAACCCTCATAACCATCGACTTCTCCTACAACAATCTCTCAGGTCCTCTCCCTGACATCCTCTCGTCTCTCCCTAACTTCGTTGGAATAGCATTCGACGGGAACAAACTCACCGGAACAATACCGGAATCATACGGATCGTTTACAAAGTCTTTTACCGTGTTGACTATGTCGCAAAACCGTCTCTCCGGGAAGATACCTACGTCTCTGGGGAAACTGAACCTTGCGTATGTGGACTTGTCACGGAACGCGTTGGAAGGTGACGCTTCGATGTTATTTGGATCGGAGAAAGAGATTCAGGCTAAGATATTGCTTGGTTGGAACAAGTTGGCTTTTGATATTGGGAAAGTTGGGTTGTCGAAGAATTTGCAGGCGTTGGATCTGAGGAACAATAAAATATACGGTAGGCTGCCGGAGGAGCTGACGAAGCTTCAGCGGTTGCATAAGTTGAATGTGAGCTATAATAACTTGTGTGGTCCTATTCCATACAACAGGTTTGATGAGTATTGTTATGCTCATAATAAGTGCTTGTGTGGTCCACCTCTTCCCGCTTGCAAGAATTGA